A portion of the Chelmon rostratus isolate fCheRos1 chromosome 15, fCheRos1.pri, whole genome shotgun sequence genome contains these proteins:
- the iars2 gene encoding isoleucine--tRNA ligase, mitochondrial isoform X1, translating to MLLFRVSAVRQTVTKWGRRSQRGDGLLHRALSFSSSRCSGVGSREGSAQPAESASVQGLYRDTVLLPRTEFPMKLTGQKLLDRELEIQQECGFADLYSWQRERKVKKEFCLHDGPPYANGDPHVGHALNKILKDIRNRFEMLRGRQVHYIPGWDCHGLPIELKALGELGTSGLDPLQIRQKARAFADGAIARQKAAFQRWGVMADWNQCYYTYDGAYEAAQLKVFQEMHSKGLIYQDYKPVFWSPSSRTALAEAELEYNPEHVSRAIYATFPLITVPPKIAIEAADLESVSVLVWTTQPWTIHANQAVCYMPNAQYSVVKKANTSQLLLVATERTANVAALLGTELESVGTFMGSQLEGGICRHPTIPDKEVPLLPANHVTMAKGTGLVHTAPAHGMEDYSVASQFKLSVECMVDEDGKFTELAGPELQHLYVMREGTEKVISMLKECGALVKEERCVHSYPYDWRTKQPVVIRPSKQWFINMVSLKDKAKEALQNVSILPESARGSLLAMLDRRTYWCISRQRSWGVPIPVFYHRDTGEALINKHTISHIAKLFKEKGSDCWWELPIETLLPVDVLKKSKAGPVTDYILGEDVLDIWFDSGASWAAVLEEEIEGDTEESESHLSWLPAPLRKPLVAESDSRADAYMEGKDQIGGWFQSSLLTSVAVRNKAPYKSLVVHGFAVSQKGEKMSKSLGNVVDPDEVINGGKDPSMPAYGADVLRWWVAESNIFSEVQIGPTALNSARDSISKLRNTLRFLLGNLQGFDPHVQAVDPKEMHYIDQYMLHLLHEYSIKVTDAYSEFDASRVIRVLQAFVTKDLSSFYFSIIKDRLYCDPVDSLVRRSCQTVLEKILDGVTRSIAPILPHLAEEVYLHAPGHNKGETLFKSGWIKSSSLWRRPGLEEAVEGACAIRDSFLSSISGKNAAQYDLTIAIEPSLLFELMESLQEEPTSTSSQLAELMMVARVNLTNEVPRDLPPDALLSHGTFLINLEGGVIREDSAYSIAVVPTSAAQCPRCRRFTAKSEDCLCLRCQTVISQAH from the exons ATGCTGCTGTTCCGGGTTTCGGCAGTACGCCAGACGGTAACGAAATGGGGACGGCGGTCACAGCGGGGAGACGGCCTCCTTCACCGTGCTCTCTCCTTCAGTTCCAGCCGCTGTAGTGGTGTCGGTTCAAGAGAAGGCAGTGCTCAGCCTGCGGAATCAGCGTCTGTTCAGGGATTGTACCGAGACACAGTGCTCCTTCCCCGGACTGAGTTCCCAATGAAACTGACGGGACAGAAACTGCTGGACCGAGAGCTCGAGATACAGCAG GAGTGTGGATTTGCAGATTTGTACtcctggcagagagagaggaaggtcAAGAAGGAGTTCTGTCTTCACGATGGACCTCCATATGCCAATGGAGACCCTCATGTAGGACATGCACTCAATAAG ATCCTGAAAGATATCCGTAACCGTTTTGAGATGCTGAGGGGACGACAGGTCCATTACATTCCAGGCTGGGACTGTCATGGCCTGCCCATTGAGCTGAAGGCTCTGGGGGAGTTGGGGACCAGCGGCCTCGACCCACTCCAGATCCGACAGAAag CACGGGCATTTGCAGATGGGGCCATAGCCCGTCAGAAGGCTGCTTTCCAGCGCTGGGGTGTGATGGCTGACTGGAATCAGTGCTATTACACCTATGACGGGGCCTATGAGGCTGCTCAGCTGAAAGTCTTCCAGGAGATGCACAGCAAG GGGCTCATCTACCAGGACTATAAGCCAGTCTTCTGGTCTCCTTCATCAAG AACAGCTCTAGCAGAGGCGGAGTTGGAGTACAACCCTGAGCATGTGAGCAGAGCCATCTATGCTACATTCCCCCTGATCACAGTGCCACCTAAAATAGCCATAGAAGCAG CAGATCTGGAAAGTGTCTCTGTGTTGGTGTGGACCACCCAGCCTTGGACCATTCATGCCAACCAGGCTGTCTGTTACATGCCCAATGCCCA GTATTCTGTGGTGAAGAAGGCCAACACCTCTCAGTTGCTCTTAGTGGCTACTGAGCGCACAGCCAACGTGGCAGCACTGCTGggcacagagctggagagtGTAGGCACCTTCATGG GCTCCCAACTTGAAGGCGGGATCTGCAGACATCCCACAATTCCTGACAAGGAAGTTCCACTATTGCCAGCCAATCATGTGACTATGGCAAAAGGAACAGGACTAGTCCACACAGCACCAGCTCATGGCATGGAGGATTATAGTGTGGCTTCACAATTCAAACTGTCTGTT GAGTGTATGGTGGATGAGGATGGCAAATTTACCGAACTAGCTGGCCCTGAGCTACAGCATCTGTATGTGATGAGAGAAGGGACAGAAAAAG TGATTTCCATGCTGAAGGAGTGTGGGGCACTGGTAAAGGAGGAGCGGTGTGTCCACAGTTACCCATATGACTGGAGGACAAAGCAGCCTGTTGTCATTAGGCCCAGCAAACAGTGGTTTATCAACATGGTGTCACTTAAAGACAAAGCTAAG gaGGCGCTGCAGAATGTTAGTATTTTGCCAGAGTCAGCGCGGGGCAGCTTGCTAGCCATGCTGGACAGACGGACCTACTGGTGCATCTCCAGACAGCGAAGCTGGGGTGTCCCAATCCCCGTCTTCTACCACAGAGACACTGGAGAAGCTCTAATCAACAA acacacaattTCCCATATAGCAAAGCTCTTCAAAGAAAAGGGTAGTGACTGTTGGTGGGAGCTTCCTATCGAGACTTTGCTGCCAGTAGACGTGCTCAAGAAG AGTAAAGCAGGTCCAGTGACTGACTACATTCTTGGAGAAGATGTCCTAGACATCTGGTTTGACAGTGGAGCATCATGGGCTGCTGTACTAGAAG AGGAGATAGAAGGGGACACTGAGGAGTCCGAGTCACATCTCAGCTGGCTCCCTGCTCCACTTCGCAAACCTCTGGTCGCAG AGTCAGACTCCAGGGCAGATGCATACATGGAAGGGAAGGACCAGATTGGAGGCTGGTTTCAGTCCTCACTGCTCACCAGTGTAGCTGTCAGGAACAAGGCACCGTACAA GTCTCTGGTAGTTCATGGCTTTGCTGTCAgtcagaaaggagagaagatgTCCAAATCTCTGGGCAATGTTGTGGATCCTGATGAAGTCATTAATGGAGGGAAG GACCCCAGTATGCCAGCCTATGGGGCAGATGTGCTGCGTTGGTGGGTGGCAGAGTCAAATATCTTCTCTGAGGTTCAGATCGGACCCACTGCGCTCAATTCAGCCAGAGACAGCATCAGCAAG CTGAGGAACACTCTGAGGTTCCTGCTTGGAAACCTGCAGGGATTTGATCCACATGTGCAGGCTGTGGACCCCAAAGAGATGCACTACATTGATCAGTACATGTTGCACTTGCTTCACGAGTACAGCATCAAG GTGACAGATGCCTACAGTGAGTTTGATGCTAGCAGGGTCATCCGTGTCCTCCAAGCTTTTGTCACAAAAGATCTCTCcagcttttatttcagcatCATCAAAGACAG GTTATACTGTGATCCAGTGGACTCTTTGGTCAGAAGATCATGTCAGACAGTTTTAGAGAAAATTCTGGATGGAGTGACCAGATCCATAGCTCCCATTCTGCCACATCTAGCTGAGGAGGTCTATCTGCATGCACCAGGACATAACA AAGGAGAGACATTATTCAAGAGCGGCTGGATCAAAAGCAGTTCTTTGTGGCGGCGACCAGGATTGGAGGAGGCAGTGGAAGGGGCGTGTGCCATCAGGGACTCCTTTCTGTCTTCCATTTCAGGCAAAAATGCAGCTCAGTATGACCTCACCATTGCCATTGAACCCAGTTTGCTGTTTGAACTCATGGAG TCTCTTCAAGAGGAACCCACCTCTACCTCCTCACAGCTGGCCGAGCTGATGATGGTAGCGCGGGTCAACCTGACCAATGAGGTACCTCGCGACCTGCCACCGGATGCCCTGCTTAGCCACGGTACCTTCCTCATCAACCTGGAGG GCGGTGTTATTCGTGAGGACAGTGCCTACAGTATTGCAGTGGTGCCCACGTCTGCTGCCCAATGTCCACGCTGCCGCCGCTTCACTGCAAAGTCAGAAGACTGCCTGTGCCTGCGCTGCCAGACTGTCATTTCACAGGCTCACTGA
- the iars2 gene encoding isoleucine--tRNA ligase, mitochondrial isoform X2, with protein MLLFRVSAVRQTVTKWGRRSQRGDGLLHRALSFSSSRCSGVGSREGSAQPAESASVQGLYRDTVLLPRTEFPMKLTGQKLLDRELEIQQECGFADLYSWQRERKVKKEFCLHDGPPYANGDPHVGHALNKILKDIRNRFEMLRGRQVHYIPGWDCHGLPIELKALGELGTSGLDPLQIRQKARAFADGAIARQKAAFQRWGVMADWNQCYYTYDGAYEAAQLKVFQEMHSKGLIYQDYKPVFWSPSSRTALAEAELEYNPEHVSRAIYATFPLITVPPKIAIEAADLESVSVLVWTTQPWTIHANQAVCYMPNAQYSVVKKANTSQLLLVATERTANVAALLGTELESVGTFMGSQLEGGICRHPTIPDKEVPLLPANHVTMAKGTGLVHTAPAHGMEDYSVASQFKLSVECMVDEDGKFTELAGPELQHLYVMREGTEKVISMLKECGALVKEERCVHSYPYDWRTKQPVVIRPSKQWFINMVSLKDKAKEALQNVSILPESARGSLLAMLDRRTYWCISRQRSWGVPIPVFYHRDTGEALINKHTISHIAKLFKEKGSDCWWELPIETLLPVDVLKKSKAGPVTDYILGEDVLDIWFDSGASWAAVLEESDSRADAYMEGKDQIGGWFQSSLLTSVAVRNKAPYKSLVVHGFAVSQKGEKMSKSLGNVVDPDEVINGGKDPSMPAYGADVLRWWVAESNIFSEVQIGPTALNSARDSISKLRNTLRFLLGNLQGFDPHVQAVDPKEMHYIDQYMLHLLHEYSIKVTDAYSEFDASRVIRVLQAFVTKDLSSFYFSIIKDRLYCDPVDSLVRRSCQTVLEKILDGVTRSIAPILPHLAEEVYLHAPGHNKGETLFKSGWIKSSSLWRRPGLEEAVEGACAIRDSFLSSISGKNAAQYDLTIAIEPSLLFELMESLQEEPTSTSSQLAELMMVARVNLTNEVPRDLPPDALLSHGTFLINLEGGVIREDSAYSIAVVPTSAAQCPRCRRFTAKSEDCLCLRCQTVISQAH; from the exons ATGCTGCTGTTCCGGGTTTCGGCAGTACGCCAGACGGTAACGAAATGGGGACGGCGGTCACAGCGGGGAGACGGCCTCCTTCACCGTGCTCTCTCCTTCAGTTCCAGCCGCTGTAGTGGTGTCGGTTCAAGAGAAGGCAGTGCTCAGCCTGCGGAATCAGCGTCTGTTCAGGGATTGTACCGAGACACAGTGCTCCTTCCCCGGACTGAGTTCCCAATGAAACTGACGGGACAGAAACTGCTGGACCGAGAGCTCGAGATACAGCAG GAGTGTGGATTTGCAGATTTGTACtcctggcagagagagaggaaggtcAAGAAGGAGTTCTGTCTTCACGATGGACCTCCATATGCCAATGGAGACCCTCATGTAGGACATGCACTCAATAAG ATCCTGAAAGATATCCGTAACCGTTTTGAGATGCTGAGGGGACGACAGGTCCATTACATTCCAGGCTGGGACTGTCATGGCCTGCCCATTGAGCTGAAGGCTCTGGGGGAGTTGGGGACCAGCGGCCTCGACCCACTCCAGATCCGACAGAAag CACGGGCATTTGCAGATGGGGCCATAGCCCGTCAGAAGGCTGCTTTCCAGCGCTGGGGTGTGATGGCTGACTGGAATCAGTGCTATTACACCTATGACGGGGCCTATGAGGCTGCTCAGCTGAAAGTCTTCCAGGAGATGCACAGCAAG GGGCTCATCTACCAGGACTATAAGCCAGTCTTCTGGTCTCCTTCATCAAG AACAGCTCTAGCAGAGGCGGAGTTGGAGTACAACCCTGAGCATGTGAGCAGAGCCATCTATGCTACATTCCCCCTGATCACAGTGCCACCTAAAATAGCCATAGAAGCAG CAGATCTGGAAAGTGTCTCTGTGTTGGTGTGGACCACCCAGCCTTGGACCATTCATGCCAACCAGGCTGTCTGTTACATGCCCAATGCCCA GTATTCTGTGGTGAAGAAGGCCAACACCTCTCAGTTGCTCTTAGTGGCTACTGAGCGCACAGCCAACGTGGCAGCACTGCTGggcacagagctggagagtGTAGGCACCTTCATGG GCTCCCAACTTGAAGGCGGGATCTGCAGACATCCCACAATTCCTGACAAGGAAGTTCCACTATTGCCAGCCAATCATGTGACTATGGCAAAAGGAACAGGACTAGTCCACACAGCACCAGCTCATGGCATGGAGGATTATAGTGTGGCTTCACAATTCAAACTGTCTGTT GAGTGTATGGTGGATGAGGATGGCAAATTTACCGAACTAGCTGGCCCTGAGCTACAGCATCTGTATGTGATGAGAGAAGGGACAGAAAAAG TGATTTCCATGCTGAAGGAGTGTGGGGCACTGGTAAAGGAGGAGCGGTGTGTCCACAGTTACCCATATGACTGGAGGACAAAGCAGCCTGTTGTCATTAGGCCCAGCAAACAGTGGTTTATCAACATGGTGTCACTTAAAGACAAAGCTAAG gaGGCGCTGCAGAATGTTAGTATTTTGCCAGAGTCAGCGCGGGGCAGCTTGCTAGCCATGCTGGACAGACGGACCTACTGGTGCATCTCCAGACAGCGAAGCTGGGGTGTCCCAATCCCCGTCTTCTACCACAGAGACACTGGAGAAGCTCTAATCAACAA acacacaattTCCCATATAGCAAAGCTCTTCAAAGAAAAGGGTAGTGACTGTTGGTGGGAGCTTCCTATCGAGACTTTGCTGCCAGTAGACGTGCTCAAGAAG AGTAAAGCAGGTCCAGTGACTGACTACATTCTTGGAGAAGATGTCCTAGACATCTGGTTTGACAGTGGAGCATCATGGGCTGCTGTACTAGAAG AGTCAGACTCCAGGGCAGATGCATACATGGAAGGGAAGGACCAGATTGGAGGCTGGTTTCAGTCCTCACTGCTCACCAGTGTAGCTGTCAGGAACAAGGCACCGTACAA GTCTCTGGTAGTTCATGGCTTTGCTGTCAgtcagaaaggagagaagatgTCCAAATCTCTGGGCAATGTTGTGGATCCTGATGAAGTCATTAATGGAGGGAAG GACCCCAGTATGCCAGCCTATGGGGCAGATGTGCTGCGTTGGTGGGTGGCAGAGTCAAATATCTTCTCTGAGGTTCAGATCGGACCCACTGCGCTCAATTCAGCCAGAGACAGCATCAGCAAG CTGAGGAACACTCTGAGGTTCCTGCTTGGAAACCTGCAGGGATTTGATCCACATGTGCAGGCTGTGGACCCCAAAGAGATGCACTACATTGATCAGTACATGTTGCACTTGCTTCACGAGTACAGCATCAAG GTGACAGATGCCTACAGTGAGTTTGATGCTAGCAGGGTCATCCGTGTCCTCCAAGCTTTTGTCACAAAAGATCTCTCcagcttttatttcagcatCATCAAAGACAG GTTATACTGTGATCCAGTGGACTCTTTGGTCAGAAGATCATGTCAGACAGTTTTAGAGAAAATTCTGGATGGAGTGACCAGATCCATAGCTCCCATTCTGCCACATCTAGCTGAGGAGGTCTATCTGCATGCACCAGGACATAACA AAGGAGAGACATTATTCAAGAGCGGCTGGATCAAAAGCAGTTCTTTGTGGCGGCGACCAGGATTGGAGGAGGCAGTGGAAGGGGCGTGTGCCATCAGGGACTCCTTTCTGTCTTCCATTTCAGGCAAAAATGCAGCTCAGTATGACCTCACCATTGCCATTGAACCCAGTTTGCTGTTTGAACTCATGGAG TCTCTTCAAGAGGAACCCACCTCTACCTCCTCACAGCTGGCCGAGCTGATGATGGTAGCGCGGGTCAACCTGACCAATGAGGTACCTCGCGACCTGCCACCGGATGCCCTGCTTAGCCACGGTACCTTCCTCATCAACCTGGAGG GCGGTGTTATTCGTGAGGACAGTGCCTACAGTATTGCAGTGGTGCCCACGTCTGCTGCCCAATGTCCACGCTGCCGCCGCTTCACTGCAAAGTCAGAAGACTGCCTGTGCCTGCGCTGCCAGACTGTCATTTCACAGGCTCACTGA
- the iars2 gene encoding isoleucine--tRNA ligase, mitochondrial isoform X3, with protein MLLFRVSAVRQTVTKWGRRSQRGDGLLHRALSFSSSRCSGVGSREGSAQPAESASVQGLYRDTVLLPRTEFPMKLTGQKLLDRELEIQQECGFADLYSWQRERKVKKEFCLHDGPPYANGDPHVGHALNKILKDIRNRFEMLRGRQVHYIPGWDCHGLPIELKALGELGTSGLDPLQIRQKARAFADGAIARQKAAFQRWGVMADWNQCYYTYDGAYEAAQLKVFQEMHSKGLIYQDYKPVFWSPSSRTALAEAELEYNPEHVSRAIYATFPLITVPPKIAIEADLESVSVLVWTTQPWTIHANQAVCYMPNAQYSVVKKANTSQLLLVATERTANVAALLGTELESVGTFMGSQLEGGICRHPTIPDKEVPLLPANHVTMAKGTGLVHTAPAHGMEDYSVASQFKLSVECMVDEDGKFTELAGPELQHLYVMREGTEKVISMLKECGALVKEERCVHSYPYDWRTKQPVVIRPSKQWFINMVSLKDKAKEALQNVSILPESARGSLLAMLDRRTYWCISRQRSWGVPIPVFYHRDTGEALINKHTISHIAKLFKEKGSDCWWELPIETLLPVDVLKKSKAGPVTDYILGEDVLDIWFDSGASWAAVLEESDSRADAYMEGKDQIGGWFQSSLLTSVAVRNKAPYKSLVVHGFAVSQKGEKMSKSLGNVVDPDEVINGGKDPSMPAYGADVLRWWVAESNIFSEVQIGPTALNSARDSISKLRNTLRFLLGNLQGFDPHVQAVDPKEMHYIDQYMLHLLHEYSIKVTDAYSEFDASRVIRVLQAFVTKDLSSFYFSIIKDRLYCDPVDSLVRRSCQTVLEKILDGVTRSIAPILPHLAEEVYLHAPGHNKGETLFKSGWIKSSSLWRRPGLEEAVEGACAIRDSFLSSISGKNAAQYDLTIAIEPSLLFELMESLQEEPTSTSSQLAELMMVARVNLTNEVPRDLPPDALLSHGTFLINLEGGVIREDSAYSIAVVPTSAAQCPRCRRFTAKSEDCLCLRCQTVISQAH; from the exons ATGCTGCTGTTCCGGGTTTCGGCAGTACGCCAGACGGTAACGAAATGGGGACGGCGGTCACAGCGGGGAGACGGCCTCCTTCACCGTGCTCTCTCCTTCAGTTCCAGCCGCTGTAGTGGTGTCGGTTCAAGAGAAGGCAGTGCTCAGCCTGCGGAATCAGCGTCTGTTCAGGGATTGTACCGAGACACAGTGCTCCTTCCCCGGACTGAGTTCCCAATGAAACTGACGGGACAGAAACTGCTGGACCGAGAGCTCGAGATACAGCAG GAGTGTGGATTTGCAGATTTGTACtcctggcagagagagaggaaggtcAAGAAGGAGTTCTGTCTTCACGATGGACCTCCATATGCCAATGGAGACCCTCATGTAGGACATGCACTCAATAAG ATCCTGAAAGATATCCGTAACCGTTTTGAGATGCTGAGGGGACGACAGGTCCATTACATTCCAGGCTGGGACTGTCATGGCCTGCCCATTGAGCTGAAGGCTCTGGGGGAGTTGGGGACCAGCGGCCTCGACCCACTCCAGATCCGACAGAAag CACGGGCATTTGCAGATGGGGCCATAGCCCGTCAGAAGGCTGCTTTCCAGCGCTGGGGTGTGATGGCTGACTGGAATCAGTGCTATTACACCTATGACGGGGCCTATGAGGCTGCTCAGCTGAAAGTCTTCCAGGAGATGCACAGCAAG GGGCTCATCTACCAGGACTATAAGCCAGTCTTCTGGTCTCCTTCATCAAG AACAGCTCTAGCAGAGGCGGAGTTGGAGTACAACCCTGAGCATGTGAGCAGAGCCATCTATGCTACATTCCCCCTGATCACAGTGCCACCTAAAATAGCCATAGAAGCAG ATCTGGAAAGTGTCTCTGTGTTGGTGTGGACCACCCAGCCTTGGACCATTCATGCCAACCAGGCTGTCTGTTACATGCCCAATGCCCA GTATTCTGTGGTGAAGAAGGCCAACACCTCTCAGTTGCTCTTAGTGGCTACTGAGCGCACAGCCAACGTGGCAGCACTGCTGggcacagagctggagagtGTAGGCACCTTCATGG GCTCCCAACTTGAAGGCGGGATCTGCAGACATCCCACAATTCCTGACAAGGAAGTTCCACTATTGCCAGCCAATCATGTGACTATGGCAAAAGGAACAGGACTAGTCCACACAGCACCAGCTCATGGCATGGAGGATTATAGTGTGGCTTCACAATTCAAACTGTCTGTT GAGTGTATGGTGGATGAGGATGGCAAATTTACCGAACTAGCTGGCCCTGAGCTACAGCATCTGTATGTGATGAGAGAAGGGACAGAAAAAG TGATTTCCATGCTGAAGGAGTGTGGGGCACTGGTAAAGGAGGAGCGGTGTGTCCACAGTTACCCATATGACTGGAGGACAAAGCAGCCTGTTGTCATTAGGCCCAGCAAACAGTGGTTTATCAACATGGTGTCACTTAAAGACAAAGCTAAG gaGGCGCTGCAGAATGTTAGTATTTTGCCAGAGTCAGCGCGGGGCAGCTTGCTAGCCATGCTGGACAGACGGACCTACTGGTGCATCTCCAGACAGCGAAGCTGGGGTGTCCCAATCCCCGTCTTCTACCACAGAGACACTGGAGAAGCTCTAATCAACAA acacacaattTCCCATATAGCAAAGCTCTTCAAAGAAAAGGGTAGTGACTGTTGGTGGGAGCTTCCTATCGAGACTTTGCTGCCAGTAGACGTGCTCAAGAAG AGTAAAGCAGGTCCAGTGACTGACTACATTCTTGGAGAAGATGTCCTAGACATCTGGTTTGACAGTGGAGCATCATGGGCTGCTGTACTAGAAG AGTCAGACTCCAGGGCAGATGCATACATGGAAGGGAAGGACCAGATTGGAGGCTGGTTTCAGTCCTCACTGCTCACCAGTGTAGCTGTCAGGAACAAGGCACCGTACAA GTCTCTGGTAGTTCATGGCTTTGCTGTCAgtcagaaaggagagaagatgTCCAAATCTCTGGGCAATGTTGTGGATCCTGATGAAGTCATTAATGGAGGGAAG GACCCCAGTATGCCAGCCTATGGGGCAGATGTGCTGCGTTGGTGGGTGGCAGAGTCAAATATCTTCTCTGAGGTTCAGATCGGACCCACTGCGCTCAATTCAGCCAGAGACAGCATCAGCAAG CTGAGGAACACTCTGAGGTTCCTGCTTGGAAACCTGCAGGGATTTGATCCACATGTGCAGGCTGTGGACCCCAAAGAGATGCACTACATTGATCAGTACATGTTGCACTTGCTTCACGAGTACAGCATCAAG GTGACAGATGCCTACAGTGAGTTTGATGCTAGCAGGGTCATCCGTGTCCTCCAAGCTTTTGTCACAAAAGATCTCTCcagcttttatttcagcatCATCAAAGACAG GTTATACTGTGATCCAGTGGACTCTTTGGTCAGAAGATCATGTCAGACAGTTTTAGAGAAAATTCTGGATGGAGTGACCAGATCCATAGCTCCCATTCTGCCACATCTAGCTGAGGAGGTCTATCTGCATGCACCAGGACATAACA AAGGAGAGACATTATTCAAGAGCGGCTGGATCAAAAGCAGTTCTTTGTGGCGGCGACCAGGATTGGAGGAGGCAGTGGAAGGGGCGTGTGCCATCAGGGACTCCTTTCTGTCTTCCATTTCAGGCAAAAATGCAGCTCAGTATGACCTCACCATTGCCATTGAACCCAGTTTGCTGTTTGAACTCATGGAG TCTCTTCAAGAGGAACCCACCTCTACCTCCTCACAGCTGGCCGAGCTGATGATGGTAGCGCGGGTCAACCTGACCAATGAGGTACCTCGCGACCTGCCACCGGATGCCCTGCTTAGCCACGGTACCTTCCTCATCAACCTGGAGG GCGGTGTTATTCGTGAGGACAGTGCCTACAGTATTGCAGTGGTGCCCACGTCTGCTGCCCAATGTCCACGCTGCCGCCGCTTCACTGCAAAGTCAGAAGACTGCCTGTGCCTGCGCTGCCAGACTGTCATTTCACAGGCTCACTGA